From Streptomyces sp. NBC_01754, a single genomic window includes:
- a CDS encoding ATP-grasp domain-containing protein translates to MTTPLADYAQFTGKRIAIVEHMQNHPFVLGLKQAQEFGLEVWMLTGDRSWYTHGHYWETHPLAIVDRVIDVDTTDLDAVLAVVTGDDGTPLVDGLTSFSDYHTELAAHAARRLGLPGPDPAAVRTANIKDQLRIALGDQPFNIPHVLVSHRGQLDEAARRLGFPMIAKPPAEAISYGVRRVDDMAGLIEAWEELSAVRHSLRGQPRTGDVLLEQYVEGEEVSVETMTVDGHTHVFGVTSKDLFGDPAYIECGHTFPVPLPDDERDELYDVVRRTLEAIGYRHGPCHTEVRRTVSGWRIIEANPRTPSSCMTMLVTDVTGRSPILDAWLLTIGVAPPIEPVVHRGGAAVRMIYPTRRGTLARIDGLEAAAAVENVQVLLHVEKGDHLLQRMDNSSCVGFTYCNGPDLAEARESADKAAALLDFVVEEELR, encoded by the coding sequence AGCGGATCGCGATCGTCGAGCACATGCAGAACCATCCCTTCGTCCTGGGGCTGAAACAGGCTCAGGAATTCGGCCTCGAAGTATGGATGCTGACGGGTGATCGATCCTGGTACACCCACGGACACTACTGGGAAACTCATCCGCTGGCCATCGTCGACCGGGTGATCGACGTGGACACCACCGATCTCGACGCGGTACTGGCCGTGGTCACCGGCGATGACGGCACGCCCTTGGTGGACGGCCTCACCTCGTTCTCCGACTACCACACCGAGCTCGCGGCCCACGCCGCACGCCGTCTCGGCCTGCCCGGACCGGACCCGGCTGCCGTGCGCACCGCCAACATCAAGGACCAGCTGCGGATCGCGCTCGGCGACCAGCCGTTCAACATCCCGCATGTGCTGGTGAGTCACCGGGGGCAGCTCGACGAGGCGGCCCGCCGGCTCGGCTTCCCCATGATCGCCAAGCCTCCGGCCGAAGCGATCAGTTACGGGGTGCGCAGGGTCGACGACATGGCCGGACTCATCGAGGCGTGGGAGGAGCTGTCTGCCGTCCGGCACAGCCTGCGCGGCCAGCCGCGCACCGGTGACGTCCTGCTGGAGCAGTACGTCGAGGGCGAGGAGGTCAGCGTCGAAACGATGACCGTGGACGGGCACACCCATGTCTTCGGCGTCACCTCCAAGGACCTCTTCGGTGACCCCGCCTACATCGAGTGCGGGCACACCTTCCCCGTGCCGCTCCCCGATGACGAGCGCGACGAGCTGTACGACGTGGTCCGTAGGACCTTGGAGGCGATCGGCTACCGGCACGGACCCTGCCACACCGAGGTCCGGCGCACCGTGTCCGGCTGGCGGATCATCGAGGCCAACCCGCGCACCCCGTCCAGCTGCATGACCATGCTGGTCACCGACGTCACCGGTCGCAGCCCGATCCTGGACGCCTGGCTGCTCACCATCGGCGTCGCCCCGCCGATCGAGCCCGTCGTCCACCGCGGTGGCGCCGCGGTCCGCATGATCTACCCGACCCGACGCGGAACCCTCGCACGCATCGACGGGCTGGAGGCCGCGGCGGCCGTGGAGAACGTCCAGGTGCTGCTGCACGTCGAGAAGGGTGATCACCTGCTCCAGCGCATGGACAACTCCTCCTGCGTCGGCTTCACCTACTGCAACGGCCCCGACCTGGCCGAGGCCCGGGAGTCCGCGGACAAGGCCGCCGCCCTGCTGGACTTCGTCGTCGAGGAAGAGCTTCGGTGA
- a CDS encoding ABC transporter substrate-binding protein, with translation MSDATDLQERESGGWNAAVGARVNPSDRRGGTLRLVSSADVDSLDPARTYYVWVWLLQRLLNRTLMAYPTDPGPAGLVPVPDLAEAPGVPSDGCRTWTYRLREGVRFDDGTPVTSDDVRYAVQRIFAQDVLPGGPTYLVPLLDDPDRPYAGPYRDGGEDGLPAVLTPDPRTIVFRLRAPFSDFDHLMAQPCVSPVPRRADTGARYGEDPRCTGPYRVAEHRPGSRLQLERNPHWDRSTDPVRLALPNRVDVTIGLDPDEMDERLTAGEFDVNLEGRGLQHAAQHRLAGDPVLRSRTDNPKTSFLHFVSLQPHIPPFDNVHVRRAVHYAADKILLQTARGGPVTGGDLTTALFPPRLAAHQALDRYPTGPDLRGDLDAARAELRAAGLPDGFDAVIGTQRGKFRLVADAVVESVARVGIRLTVKELDVATYFSQGAGSPETVRKHGLGLIVTDWGADFPTEYGFLAPLVDGRLIRPGGGNWNIAELDDPEINELIDTGLHTADPGTCAELWREVERRVMEHAVILPLVHDKTLHYRGPRVTNAYVHPAFGLYDIQAMGVTDTRTDRENDSV, from the coding sequence ATGAGCGACGCCACCGACCTTCAGGAGCGAGAGAGCGGAGGCTGGAACGCCGCTGTCGGAGCGAGGGTCAACCCCTCCGACCGGCGCGGGGGCACCCTGCGCCTGGTCTCCTCCGCCGATGTCGACTCCCTCGACCCCGCACGGACCTACTACGTCTGGGTGTGGCTGCTGCAACGCCTGCTCAACCGCACTCTGATGGCCTACCCCACCGACCCGGGCCCGGCGGGTCTCGTCCCCGTACCCGACCTGGCCGAGGCACCGGGGGTGCCGAGCGACGGCTGCCGGACCTGGACCTACCGGCTCCGCGAAGGCGTCCGCTTCGACGACGGCACCCCGGTGACCTCGGACGACGTACGCTACGCCGTCCAGCGGATCTTCGCCCAGGACGTGCTCCCCGGCGGCCCCACCTACCTGGTGCCGCTCCTGGACGACCCGGACCGCCCGTACGCCGGGCCCTACCGGGACGGCGGCGAGGACGGCCTGCCCGCCGTGCTCACCCCCGACCCGCGCACGATCGTCTTCCGGCTGCGCGCCCCGTTCTCCGACTTCGACCACCTGATGGCCCAGCCCTGCGTCTCCCCGGTGCCCCGGCGGGCCGACACCGGCGCTCGCTACGGCGAGGACCCGCGCTGCACCGGTCCCTACCGTGTCGCCGAGCACCGACCGGGAAGCAGACTCCAGCTGGAACGCAACCCCCACTGGGACCGGTCCACCGACCCCGTGCGGCTCGCGCTCCCGAACCGGGTGGACGTCACCATCGGCCTCGACCCGGACGAGATGGACGAGCGGCTGACGGCGGGGGAGTTCGACGTGAACCTGGAGGGCCGTGGCCTCCAGCACGCCGCCCAGCACCGCCTCGCCGGTGATCCCGTGCTGCGCTCACGCACCGACAACCCGAAGACGAGCTTCCTGCACTTCGTCTCGCTCCAGCCCCACATACCGCCCTTCGACAACGTGCACGTACGCCGGGCCGTGCACTACGCGGCCGACAAGATCCTGCTCCAGACGGCCCGGGGCGGGCCCGTCACCGGAGGCGATCTGACCACGGCGCTCTTCCCGCCGAGGCTTGCCGCCCACCAGGCGCTGGACCGTTACCCGACCGGCCCGGATCTGCGTGGCGACCTCGACGCCGCCCGCGCCGAACTCCGGGCCGCCGGGCTGCCCGACGGTTTCGACGCGGTCATCGGCACCCAGCGGGGCAAGTTCCGGCTGGTCGCCGACGCGGTCGTGGAGTCCGTCGCCCGGGTCGGCATCCGGCTGACCGTCAAGGAACTCGACGTCGCCACCTACTTCAGCCAGGGCGCGGGTTCACCGGAGACCGTCCGCAAGCACGGACTCGGCCTGATCGTCACCGACTGGGGCGCCGACTTCCCCACCGAGTACGGCTTCCTGGCACCCCTGGTGGACGGCCGGCTGATCCGGCCCGGCGGCGGCAACTGGAACATCGCCGAACTCGACGACCCCGAGATCAACGAACTGATCGACACGGGGCTGCACACCGCCGACCCCGGTACCTGCGCCGAACTGTGGCGCGAGGTGGAGCGCCGGGTCATGGAGCATGCGGTCATCCTCCCGCTGGTCCACGACAAGACCCTGCACTACCGGGGCCCTCGCGTCACCAACGCCTATGTACACCCCGCCTTCGGCCTGTACGACATCCAGGCCATGGGCGTCACCGACACCCGCACCGACCGGGAGAACGACTCCGTATGA
- a CDS encoding GNAT family N-acetyltransferase translates to MSLYTEPAVPTGPDGVRAVGNAAGLEADGWSSLLRAEDFFQTPRWLTVQEHNSGTAMDFLLRERSGAPVAGLVTAWADASAAWLLARPDAMLRRALEQEVPEAAGVLRDVAGGDPDSLLPSLVCGGRHLGRTRTLTSPDATEDDLTALLERAEAMAADRGAATVCFPHVDVRDTSLVALLERRGYHHHPSDHYAWLDIPPGGFEQFVEEMSAHRRRRVRLERRALADAGVEVNVEPLTRALAPRLGQLDANLLRKYGNPASDEGSGRMIGRIAEIMGDDVLVSVARQRGTVIGFGMVLRSRARGEEQWFGHRAGFDYEAQGKLPLYYDVLYYQVLDAAAKEGATVLHAGVGSVKAKLARGCQASEQRSYLLPISRTEDTAGEPADDRETTTR, encoded by the coding sequence GTGAGCCTGTACACCGAACCCGCCGTGCCGACGGGACCGGACGGCGTACGGGCGGTCGGGAACGCGGCCGGACTGGAGGCGGACGGCTGGAGTTCGCTGCTGAGGGCGGAGGACTTCTTCCAGACCCCCCGGTGGCTCACTGTCCAGGAACACAACTCCGGTACGGCGATGGACTTCCTGTTGCGCGAGCGGAGCGGTGCCCCGGTCGCCGGGCTGGTGACCGCCTGGGCCGACGCGTCCGCCGCCTGGCTGCTCGCCCGGCCGGACGCCATGCTCAGGCGCGCCCTGGAGCAGGAGGTCCCCGAGGCGGCCGGCGTGCTGCGCGATGTCGCCGGGGGCGACCCGGACAGCCTGCTGCCCTCCCTGGTGTGCGGAGGGCGGCATCTGGGCCGCACCCGGACGCTCACCTCCCCCGACGCCACCGAGGACGACCTCACCGCTCTGCTGGAGAGGGCCGAGGCGATGGCGGCGGACCGGGGAGCGGCCACCGTCTGCTTCCCGCACGTCGACGTACGCGACACCTCTCTGGTCGCCCTGCTGGAGCGCCGCGGCTACCACCACCACCCCTCCGACCACTACGCCTGGCTGGACATCCCGCCGGGCGGCTTCGAGCAGTTCGTCGAGGAGATGAGCGCGCACCGCCGCCGCCGGGTGCGCCTGGAACGCCGGGCGCTCGCTGACGCGGGCGTCGAGGTGAACGTCGAACCGCTCACCCGGGCGCTCGCCCCCCGCCTCGGACAGCTCGACGCCAACCTCCTGCGCAAGTACGGCAATCCCGCCAGCGACGAGGGCTCAGGCCGCATGATCGGCCGGATCGCCGAGATCATGGGGGACGACGTCCTGGTCTCCGTGGCCCGGCAGCGCGGCACCGTCATCGGTTTCGGCATGGTGCTGCGGTCCCGGGCCCGCGGCGAGGAGCAGTGGTTCGGCCACCGCGCCGGGTTCGACTACGAGGCCCAGGGCAAGCTGCCGCTCTACTACGACGTCCTGTACTACCAGGTGCTGGACGCCGCAGCCAAGGAGGGCGCGACCGTCCTGCACGCCGGGGTCGGCAGCGTCAAGGCCAAGCTCGCCCGCGGCTGTCAGGCCAGCGAGCAGCGCTCCTACCTGCTGCCGATATCCCGTACCGAAGACACCGCGGGCGAGCCTGCCGACGACCGGGAGACGACTACACGATGA